The Kitasatospora sp. NBC_00374 genome has a segment encoding these proteins:
- a CDS encoding DUF1772 domain-containing protein has protein sequence MKMNGITVQGAMAVSALSSLALAALTRGRPRILATAAGFLTVASFLITRFGNVPINGLIKQWAATAAPADHAGILRRWELFNDARTLAAAVAFALLTVLALRETTPSPTADKPQEPA, from the coding sequence ATGAAGATGAACGGGATCACGGTGCAGGGTGCCATGGCGGTCTCCGCCCTCAGCTCCCTCGCCCTGGCCGCCCTCACGCGCGGCAGGCCGCGAATCCTCGCGACTGCGGCCGGGTTCCTGACCGTCGCGTCCTTCCTGATCACCCGGTTCGGGAACGTCCCGATCAACGGCCTCATCAAGCAGTGGGCCGCCACCGCAGCACCGGCCGACCATGCGGGCATCCTGCGCCGCTGGGAGCTGTTCAACGACGCCCGTACCCTCGCCGCCGCGGTGGCGTTCGCCCTCCTCACCGTCCTCGCCCTGCGGGAGACGACTCCATCCCCGACGGCAGACAAGCCGCAGGAACCGGCCTGA
- the tnpA gene encoding IS200/IS605 family transposase, which produces MSPRWEPDPDIRRGNHVVSNLHAHLVFVTKYRREIFNDEMLTRCEMIMRDVCDGFGAELREFNGEGDHVHLLVHYPPKVSVSKLVNSLKGVSSRYLRAEYTGRINRIGMGSVFWAPSYFAGSCGGAPLSIVKDYIENQKRPV; this is translated from the coding sequence ATGTCACCACGTTGGGAACCAGACCCCGATATACGGCGGGGAAACCATGTCGTCTCCAACCTGCACGCACACTTGGTGTTTGTCACCAAGTACCGGCGTGAGATCTTCAACGACGAGATGCTGACGCGCTGCGAGATGATCATGCGCGACGTGTGCGACGGCTTCGGCGCGGAGCTGCGGGAGTTCAACGGCGAGGGCGACCACGTCCACCTCCTGGTGCACTACCCGCCGAAGGTCTCCGTCTCCAAGCTGGTCAACAGCCTCAAGGGCGTCAGCTCCCGCTACCTGCGGGCCGAGTACACCGGGCGCATCAACCGGATCGGCATGGGGTCCGTCTTCTGGGCACCCTCGTACTTCGCGGGGTCCTGCGGCGGCGCACCGCTCAGCATCGTCAAGGACTACATCGAGAACCAGAAGCGCCCCGTTTGA
- a CDS encoding TetR-like C-terminal domain-containing protein, protein MTPKQPTTRIRKSPEQVRAAVHQAVIDLLCDPEGEDLNIPAIAQRAGVNHTSVYRRWGSLDTLLADMVTTRLERDSPLNDTGTLRGDLLAWAEASVASIRTPEGRALVRAVILSMPNSAQAQDERAQHFRRRMHSIEQIRRRATARGENPPPLEQILDQLIAPFYLRAIFGIDPPATGYPELLVDRLLGSARAGSAVD, encoded by the coding sequence GTGACTCCGAAACAACCGACCACACGCATCCGCAAGAGCCCCGAACAGGTCCGCGCGGCCGTCCACCAGGCGGTCATCGACCTGCTCTGCGACCCGGAGGGCGAAGACCTCAACATCCCCGCGATCGCGCAACGCGCCGGCGTCAACCACACCAGCGTCTACCGGCGCTGGGGCAGCCTCGACACACTTCTGGCCGACATGGTCACCACCCGCCTCGAACGCGACTCGCCGCTGAACGACACCGGCACCCTGCGCGGCGACCTCCTCGCCTGGGCCGAAGCCAGCGTCGCGAGCATCCGCACACCCGAAGGGCGCGCCCTCGTGCGCGCCGTCATCCTGTCCATGCCGAACAGCGCCCAGGCCCAGGACGAGCGTGCGCAGCACTTCCGGCGCCGGATGCACTCCATCGAGCAGATCCGCCGGCGGGCCACGGCCCGGGGCGAGAACCCACCACCCCTGGAGCAGATCCTCGACCAGCTCATCGCACCGTTCTACCTGCGGGCGATCTTCGGCATCGACCCTCCGGCCACCGGCTACCCCGAGCTCCTCGTCGACAGACTGCTCGGCAGCGCACGTGCGGGTTCTGCCGTCGACTGA
- a CDS encoding LysR family transcriptional regulator: protein MELRQLRYFVTVVEEGGFTRAAARLHLTQPGLSAQIRQLEKELGQTLLDRSSRSVTPTEVGRAVLPYARAALAAADAVRHAVDEHAGLLRGRVTLGLVPGATGHAFDVASFLADFHDAHPGLEIALTEDASDRMQAALLAGEIDIALLGPPGEEPPPGLSYRTVIDAPLGVAVAVGDPLLADADRTDVPLTDLRDRPLICLPQGTGVRAALERACAQAGFGPRVAFEAAAPHVLAQLAVRGLGVAVMPIDEETPGMAAPLHTLPIVQPRIRARIVLAWPAAGPASPAARALLARLHDALPKAPTP from the coding sequence ATGGAGCTTCGCCAGCTGCGCTACTTCGTCACCGTCGTCGAGGAGGGCGGCTTCACCCGCGCCGCTGCCCGACTGCACCTGACCCAGCCGGGGCTCAGCGCCCAGATCCGCCAGCTCGAGAAGGAGTTGGGGCAGACCCTGCTCGACCGGTCCAGCCGGTCGGTGACGCCGACCGAGGTGGGCCGGGCCGTCCTGCCCTATGCGCGAGCGGCGTTGGCGGCTGCGGACGCGGTGCGGCACGCGGTGGACGAGCACGCCGGACTGCTGCGCGGCCGGGTCACACTCGGACTGGTTCCCGGCGCCACCGGGCACGCCTTCGACGTCGCCTCATTCCTCGCGGACTTCCACGACGCCCACCCCGGCCTGGAGATCGCACTGACCGAGGACGCCTCGGATCGGATGCAGGCCGCGCTCCTGGCGGGTGAGATCGACATCGCTCTCCTCGGACCCCCTGGCGAAGAACCTCCGCCCGGCCTGTCCTACCGGACGGTCATCGACGCTCCGCTCGGCGTCGCCGTCGCAGTCGGCGATCCGCTCCTCGCCGACGCCGACCGCACCGATGTCCCCCTGACGGATCTGCGGGACCGCCCGCTGATCTGCCTGCCGCAGGGCACCGGAGTCCGGGCAGCGCTCGAACGCGCCTGCGCGCAGGCCGGGTTCGGGCCCCGGGTCGCCTTCGAGGCGGCGGCCCCCCACGTGCTCGCCCAGCTCGCCGTCCGGGGCCTGGGTGTCGCCGTCATGCCCATCGACGAGGAGACGCCGGGCATGGCCGCCCCCCTGCACACCCTGCCGATCGTCCAGCCCCGGATCCGTGCCCGCATCGTCCTCGCCTGGCCGGCCGCCGGGCCCGCAAGCCCGGCGGCCCGGGCGCTCCTCGCCCGGCTGCACGACGCCCTGCCGAAGGCACCCACGCCGTAG
- a CDS encoding maleylpyruvate isomerase family mycothiol-dependent enzyme has translation MIAAERQDLADLLDRLRPAQWDEPSLCAGWRVREVAAHMSMGFRLSLPATMGELARARGSLHRMTDRVARRDAAAHSAVELAAFLRENAHHPWTPPVGGLQAALGHDVVHGLDITIALGLDRRVPEDRLRVLLEGIRPSGLRFFGADVGGVRLCAEDLDWSYGSGSPVYGAAQDLLLLAFGRRLPPGRLRGEARSRFTAV, from the coding sequence ATGATCGCGGCGGAACGCCAGGATCTGGCCGATCTGCTCGACCGCCTGAGGCCCGCCCAGTGGGACGAGCCGAGCCTCTGCGCGGGATGGCGGGTCCGTGAGGTCGCAGCCCACATGTCGATGGGGTTCCGGCTCTCCCTGCCAGCGACGATGGGCGAGTTGGCCAGGGCCCGGGGAAGCCTGCACCGCATGACCGACCGTGTCGCACGCCGGGACGCGGCTGCCCATTCCGCGGTCGAACTCGCGGCGTTCCTGCGGGAGAACGCTCACCACCCCTGGACTCCGCCGGTCGGTGGACTCCAAGCCGCGCTCGGCCACGACGTGGTGCACGGCCTGGACATCACGATCGCCCTCGGCCTGGACCGGCGTGTCCCCGAGGACCGGCTGCGGGTGCTGCTCGAAGGGATCCGACCCAGCGGTCTGAGGTTCTTCGGCGCCGACGTCGGCGGAGTGCGGCTGTGTGCCGAGGATCTGGACTGGTCGTACGGATCAGGTTCCCCCGTGTACGGCGCCGCCCAGGACCTCCTCCTGCTCGCCTTCGGCCGCAGGCTTCCGCCCGGCCGGCTCCGGGGCGAGGCGAGAAGCCGCTTCACCGCCGTCTGA
- a CDS encoding RNA-guided endonuclease InsQ/TnpB family protein, whose amino-acid sequence MIRAYKFLMRPTVGQTQALAEMLRDHCSLYNGALQERRDAYRHPSKTSVKYGMQSAQLKDIRAFDPERQGRWSFSSQQATLRRLDKAFAAFFRRVKSGETPGYPRFRGVNWFDTVEFPKDGDGCRWDSTPHDPVTRVRFQGVGHVKVNQHRAVVGKVRTVSVKREGRKWFVVLTAEQDQPEQLPATGSVVGIDLGIANFLADSNGEFVPNPRHARTVAAKIEAAQRALARCKRRSNRRRKAVAKVADLHRKVRRQRLDHAHKTALGLVRAHDFIAHEDLKIRNMSKAPKPKPDPDQPGVFLPNGSASKAGLNRSIADAGWGVFLAVLHAKAESAGRELIAVDPRNTSRTCPECGHVAKENRPAQEKFHCQRCGHHAHADTVGALNVLRAGLVRREAVPA is encoded by the coding sequence ATGATCCGTGCATACAAGTTCCTCATGCGGCCCACCGTGGGTCAGACACAGGCACTCGCCGAGATGCTGCGGGATCACTGTTCGCTCTACAACGGGGCGTTGCAGGAACGCCGCGACGCCTACCGGCACCCGTCGAAGACGAGCGTCAAGTACGGGATGCAGTCGGCGCAGCTCAAGGACATCCGGGCATTCGACCCGGAGCGTCAGGGCCGGTGGTCGTTCTCCTCCCAGCAGGCGACTCTCCGCCGTCTCGACAAGGCGTTCGCGGCGTTCTTCCGCCGGGTCAAGTCCGGTGAGACGCCCGGCTACCCCCGGTTCCGGGGTGTGAACTGGTTCGACACGGTCGAGTTCCCGAAAGACGGGGACGGCTGCCGGTGGGACTCCACCCCGCACGACCCCGTCACTCGCGTCCGGTTCCAAGGCGTCGGACACGTCAAGGTCAATCAGCACCGGGCCGTGGTCGGCAAGGTCAGAACCGTCAGTGTCAAGCGCGAGGGCCGCAAGTGGTTCGTCGTGCTGACCGCCGAGCAGGACCAGCCCGAGCAGCTGCCCGCGACGGGCAGCGTGGTCGGCATCGACCTGGGCATAGCCAACTTCCTTGCCGACTCCAACGGCGAGTTCGTGCCCAACCCGCGCCACGCCCGCACCGTCGCCGCGAAGATCGAAGCCGCACAGCGGGCCCTTGCCCGGTGCAAGCGGCGCAGCAACCGCCGCCGCAAGGCCGTGGCCAAGGTCGCCGACCTCCACCGCAAGGTCCGCCGCCAACGCCTCGACCACGCCCACAAGACCGCCCTTGGACTGGTCCGCGCGCACGACTTCATCGCGCACGAAGACCTCAAGATCCGCAACATGAGCAAGGCCCCCAAGCCGAAGCCCGACCCCGATCAGCCGGGCGTTTTCCTGCCCAACGGGTCCGCCTCAAAGGCCGGACTCAACCGCAGCATTGCCGACGCCGGATGGGGGGTGTTCCTCGCGGTCCTGCACGCCAAGGCTGAAAGTGCCGGACGGGAATTGATCGCCGTGGACCCCCGCAACACCTCCCGGACCTGCCCCGAATGCGGGCACGTCGCCAAGGAGAACCGGCCCGCACAGGAGAAGTTCCACTGTCAGCGGTGCGGCCACCACGCGCACGCTGACACCGTGGGAGCACTCAATGTTCTACGGGCCGGGCTGGTCCGTCGCGAAGCCGTACCGGCATAG
- a CDS encoding alpha/beta fold hydrolase, whose product MKQLLFPNNIQFWYETLRSMSHIAYGGADFGEVVATGERITEGDYASWYTEWLATADRVSGEAEKALAAGHRVSARDGFLRASNYYRSAEFFLHGHPCDPRHDHAYDRSVACFRAAAALFTPIIEPVEIPYEATTLPGYLYRVDDSGTPRPTLIMHNGFDGTAEELHFFGAMAGVERGYTVLVFDGPGMPGPRHHEGLVFRPDWENVITPVVDFAETLPDVDNNRIALLGISMGGVLAPRAAAFEHRLAALIAVDGLYDLGQTSVRNIPGTREEAERLLRAQSAPELDAALEQIMAKDPIARWAINHGMYVMGVDTPRAFNASYLDYTLADGIAERIQCPTLVCDAEEDMFFKGQPEQLYDHLTCPKTLMVFTAEEGAGAHCHPGAMRLTQARIYDWLDDTLKATA is encoded by the coding sequence ATGAAGCAGCTGCTGTTCCCGAACAACATCCAGTTCTGGTACGAGACCCTGCGCTCGATGAGTCACATCGCCTACGGCGGCGCCGACTTCGGCGAGGTCGTCGCCACCGGTGAGCGCATCACCGAGGGTGACTACGCCAGCTGGTACACCGAGTGGCTGGCCACCGCCGACCGGGTGTCCGGCGAGGCCGAGAAGGCACTGGCGGCCGGTCACCGGGTGAGTGCCCGGGACGGGTTCCTGCGGGCGTCGAACTACTACCGGTCGGCCGAGTTCTTCCTGCACGGCCACCCCTGCGACCCGCGTCACGACCACGCCTACGACCGCAGCGTGGCCTGCTTCCGAGCGGCGGCCGCGCTGTTCACCCCGATCATCGAGCCGGTCGAGATCCCGTACGAGGCCACCACCCTGCCGGGCTACCTGTACCGCGTCGACGACTCCGGGACCCCGCGGCCGACGCTGATCATGCACAACGGCTTCGACGGCACCGCGGAGGAGCTGCACTTCTTCGGGGCGATGGCCGGCGTCGAGCGCGGCTACACCGTGCTGGTCTTCGACGGCCCCGGCATGCCCGGGCCGCGCCACCACGAGGGCCTGGTGTTCCGCCCCGACTGGGAGAACGTCATCACCCCCGTCGTGGACTTCGCCGAGACCCTCCCGGACGTCGACAACAACCGCATCGCACTCCTCGGTATCAGCATGGGCGGCGTCCTCGCCCCCAGGGCCGCCGCGTTCGAGCACCGCCTGGCCGCGCTGATCGCCGTCGACGGCCTCTACGACCTCGGCCAGACCTCCGTCCGCAACATCCCCGGCACCCGCGAGGAGGCCGAGCGGCTCCTGCGCGCACAGTCCGCTCCCGAACTCGACGCCGCCCTCGAACAGATCATGGCCAAGGACCCGATCGCCCGCTGGGCGATCAACCACGGCATGTACGTCATGGGCGTCGACACCCCCCGGGCCTTCAACGCCTCCTACCTCGACTACACCCTCGCCGACGGCATCGCCGAACGGATCCAGTGCCCCACCCTGGTCTGCGACGCCGAAGAGGACATGTTCTTCAAGGGCCAGCCCGAACAGCTCTACGACCACCTCACCTGCCCCAAGACCCTGATGGTGTTCACCGCCGAGGAAGGCGCCGGCGCCCACTGCCATCCCGGCGCCATGCGCCTGACCCAGGCCCGCATCTACGACTGGCTCGACGACACCCTCAAGGCGACCGCCTGA